In Firmicutes bacterium ASF500, a single genomic region encodes these proteins:
- the rpoE gene encoding ECF RNA polymerase sigma factor RpoE encodes MEDVQLVHALQNRQNGAMEQFQTAYTPLLRYIIAPILPDERDREECLSDVLLRVWDSIGTFDPGKAALTTWLTHLTRNAALNRRRGNERRREGGTLDETMPDSADGPEQSLLKAEAARTLWAAVERLGRRDRELFLRKYYYYQPTAQIAAESGLTVRAVEGKLYRIRKHLQSELGGVFHG; translated from the coding sequence GTGGAGGATGTGCAGCTGGTTCACGCCCTGCAAAACCGGCAGAATGGGGCGATGGAGCAATTCCAGACGGCGTACACCCCTCTGCTCCGGTACATCATCGCCCCCATCCTCCCTGACGAGCGGGACCGGGAGGAGTGCCTGTCCGACGTGCTGCTTCGGGTGTGGGACTCCATCGGCACGTTTGACCCCGGCAAGGCCGCTCTGACCACCTGGCTCACCCATCTGACCCGCAACGCGGCCCTCAACCGCCGCCGGGGGAATGAGCGCCGCAGGGAGGGCGGCACACTGGACGAAACCATGCCGGATTCCGCCGACGGCCCGGAGCAGTCACTTCTCAAAGCGGAAGCGGCGCGGACCCTTTGGGCGGCGGTGGAGCGGCTGGGCCGCAGGGACCGGGAGCTGTTCCTGCGCAAATATTACTACTACCAGCCCACCGCCCAGATCGCAGCCGAATCCGGCCTGACCGTCCGGGCGGTGGAGGGGAAGCTGTACCGTATCCGCAAGCATTTACAGTCGGAACTGGGAGGTGTATTCCATGGATGA
- the vbhT_1 gene encoding Protein adenylyltransferase VbhT, protein MAYSMDSTTDGCYPGTTCLINKLGIQDEAVLAETEAAVVLGKASLLDQQPIVGGFDFDHYKRIHQFLFCDLYDWAGQIRTINISKKGTAFVPAAEIEPCADACFKRLAGFSGERLSHRGLAEEVADFYHTVNMLHPFREGNGRVQRVFFTQWIRSLGYDLDLSSVDPDAFMIATIYAAQGVMDQLVDFFEQTIEWPQMGMRMT, encoded by the coding sequence ATGGCCTACAGCATGGACTCCACAACAGACGGCTGCTATCCGGGAACAACTTGCCTGATCAACAAGCTGGGTATCCAAGACGAAGCGGTGCTAGCGGAAACAGAGGCGGCTGTCGTTTTAGGAAAAGCCAGTCTGCTGGATCAGCAGCCGATTGTCGGCGGCTTTGACTTTGACCACTACAAACGCATCCACCAATTCCTGTTCTGTGATCTCTATGACTGGGCTGGACAAATACGCACTATCAATATCTCCAAGAAGGGAACCGCTTTTGTTCCTGCTGCAGAAATCGAACCGTGTGCCGATGCGTGCTTCAAGCGCCTGGCTGGTTTCAGCGGTGAGCGCTTGTCCCATCGTGGGCTGGCGGAGGAGGTAGCGGACTTTTATCACACCGTCAATATGCTGCATCCATTTCGGGAAGGCAACGGCAGAGTACAGCGTGTCTTTTTTACGCAGTGGATTCGCAGTCTTGGGTACGATCTTGACTTGAGTTCTGTAGACCCGGATGCGTTCATGATCGCTACGATCTATGCGGCGCAGGGCGTTATGGATCAGCTGGTTGACTTTTTTGAGCAGACGATTGAGTGGCCACAGATGGGAATGCGGATGACCTGA
- the Int-Tn_1 gene encoding Tn916 family transposase, producing the protein MAKRRPSGDGMVRKRDDGRWEGRIVVGHKENGDSIFRYVYAPTQKELSVKLRQHIDNYQGADLTEQSRMTLSEWLDKWLENMVDTLRPNTLRNYRSYIENHIRPGLGDKPLARITPKDVQRFYEKLNNTLASSTVRRIHTTLHGALKAAQQAHLIASNPTEQITAPRFSYGTKQILTDEQLDVFMKVIAEDEIWCDFFYTELTTGLRRGEICGLKWEDFDETSGTLKICRTLYREDGGGLTAGDTKTSAGTRKIVLPSSTAALLSKRKVSALTEWIFPNPLKPEQPTDPGSAYRQLKVLLKRAGLPNIRFHDLRHTFATHALASGVDVKTLSSILGHTRAAFTLDTYTHTTGDMQKRASEVVGDFLIDIFGEELRPWEESAKVARVPSD; encoded by the coding sequence ATGGCAAAGCGCAGACCGTCCGGCGACGGCATGGTGCGCAAGCGTGACGACGGTCGCTGGGAGGGCCGCATCGTAGTAGGCCACAAGGAAAACGGCGACTCTATCTTCCGCTACGTCTATGCTCCCACGCAGAAAGAGCTGTCCGTGAAGCTCCGCCAGCATATCGACAACTACCAGGGCGCCGACCTGACAGAGCAGAGCCGGATGACCTTGAGCGAGTGGCTCGACAAGTGGCTGGAAAATATGGTGGATACTCTGCGGCCCAACACGCTGAGGAACTACCGAAGCTACATCGAGAACCACATCCGCCCCGGCCTGGGCGATAAGCCGCTGGCCCGGATTACACCGAAAGACGTCCAACGGTTCTATGAGAAGCTGAACAACACCCTGGCCAGCAGTACAGTTCGCCGCATCCACACCACGCTCCACGGTGCGCTGAAGGCGGCACAGCAGGCTCACCTGATCGCCAGCAACCCGACCGAGCAGATCACCGCTCCCAGGTTCAGCTATGGGACAAAGCAAATACTGACGGATGAGCAGTTGGATGTGTTCATGAAGGTCATCGCAGAGGATGAAATCTGGTGTGACTTCTTCTACACAGAACTGACCACAGGCCTGCGCCGGGGCGAGATCTGCGGGCTCAAGTGGGAGGACTTCGATGAAACTAGCGGCACTCTGAAAATCTGCCGCACCCTCTACCGAGAAGATGGTGGTGGGCTGACTGCCGGAGATACCAAGACCAGCGCCGGTACTCGGAAGATCGTTCTGCCCTCCAGTACAGCGGCTCTGCTCAGTAAAAGGAAAGTATCGGCTCTGACTGAGTGGATATTCCCCAACCCGCTGAAGCCGGAGCAGCCCACTGATCCTGGCTCCGCATACCGCCAGTTGAAAGTTCTGCTGAAGCGGGCCGGCCTTCCGAACATTCGCTTCCACGACTTGCGTCACACCTTCGCAACTCACGCTCTGGCGTCAGGTGTGGACGTGAAAACCCTGTCCAGTATCCTGGGCCACACCAGAGCGGCGTTTACCTTGGATACCTACACCCATACCACTGGCGATATGCAAAAGCGGGCATCGGAAGTAGTAGGAGATTTCCTGATAGATATTTTTGGAGAGGAGCTGAGACCATGGGAAGAAAGCGCAAAAGTGGCGAGGGTACCGTCCGACTGA
- the xerC_3 gene encoding Tyrosine recombinase XerC, with protein sequence MGRKRKSGEGTVRLRKDGRWEGRVVIGYDDKGLPKTKNVLARTKGECVEKLSALKNVVTPTAAVKVRSDMPFGEWMTFWYETCCKPAVRPNTRTGYENNIRLYIRPRLGNVPLNKLTANDLQRFINWMRQDGRSEYRESRGDGLSANTIRHCYGLCRRALEKAVAEKLISQNPAKECKLPSARRMEMRLLNREELQKLLIQARAEGYYEVFLLELTTGLRVGELMALQWDDLNLNTGELRIERQVYQIKGELLIQPPKNKASIRTVILPPAVVAALRMYKQAVSSRWIFPSPKKEDAPIAPSVVSHRLAKILKHAGCKKVRFHDLRHVFATNALEHGMDVKTLSTIIGHISSATTLNVYAHVTDDMQKQAAAKIDRGIGRAEAAEPAPPAEPKAMMTDFQPTWKGRRRWGTGSLSQSKSGRWTGRCAITWPDGRLETRNVHADTEEECERLLAIMIAEMRAEVAAEKERLRAESKAG encoded by the coding sequence ATGGGAAGAAAGCGCAAAAGTGGCGAGGGTACCGTCCGACTGAGAAAGGATGGCCGCTGGGAGGGGCGGGTGGTCATCGGTTATGATGACAAGGGCCTGCCCAAGACGAAGAATGTCCTTGCCAGGACTAAGGGGGAGTGCGTGGAGAAGCTGAGCGCTCTGAAAAACGTAGTAACGCCAACAGCCGCTGTCAAGGTCAGATCGGATATGCCCTTTGGTGAGTGGATGACATTCTGGTATGAGACCTGCTGTAAACCCGCCGTCCGGCCAAACACGCGGACAGGCTATGAAAATAATATCCGCCTGTACATCCGTCCAAGGTTGGGCAATGTTCCTCTCAATAAGCTGACCGCAAACGACCTCCAGCGGTTCATAAACTGGATGAGGCAAGATGGACGGAGTGAATATCGGGAATCCAGAGGTGACGGGCTCTCCGCTAATACGATACGGCACTGTTATGGTCTCTGCCGCAGAGCCTTGGAAAAAGCTGTGGCTGAAAAACTGATTTCTCAAAATCCGGCAAAGGAATGTAAACTCCCTTCGGCCAGACGAATGGAGATGCGGCTGCTCAACCGGGAGGAACTGCAAAAGCTGCTGATTCAGGCCAGGGCCGAGGGTTACTATGAGGTGTTCCTGCTGGAACTGACCACCGGGCTTCGAGTGGGAGAGTTGATGGCCCTCCAGTGGGATGATCTGAATCTCAACACCGGCGAACTAAGAATCGAGCGTCAGGTCTACCAGATCAAAGGCGAGCTGCTGATACAACCGCCGAAAAACAAAGCCTCCATTCGAACGGTGATTCTGCCGCCCGCAGTGGTCGCCGCACTGAGAATGTACAAGCAGGCCGTCTCTTCACGGTGGATATTTCCCTCGCCTAAAAAAGAGGACGCTCCGATAGCCCCCTCCGTCGTCAGCCACCGTCTGGCCAAGATTCTAAAACACGCCGGATGCAAAAAGGTGCGGTTCCATGACCTGCGTCATGTGTTCGCTACCAACGCACTGGAGCATGGAATGGATGTGAAGACCCTGTCCACCATCATCGGTCACATCTCCAGTGCTACTACATTGAACGTCTACGCCCACGTGACTGATGATATGCAGAAGCAGGCCGCCGCAAAAATCGACCGGGGCATCGGTAGGGCGGAGGCAGCGGAGCCCGCACCGCCGGCAGAACCCAAGGCTATGATGACCGATTTCCAGCCCACCTGGAAGGGGAGGCGACGGTGGGGAACCGGGTCCCTCAGTCAAAGTAAAAGCGGTCGATGGACTGGACGGTGCGCAATCACATGGCCGGATGGGAGGCTGGAAACACGAAACGTCCATGCCGATACAGAGGAAGAATGCGAAAGGCTGCTGGCAATCATGATTGCCGAGATGCGAGCGGAGGTGGCTGCTGAAAAAGAGCGGCTGAGGGCAGAGAGCAAGGCTGGTTGA
- a CDS encoding IS256 family transposase ISCce2: protein MSEKIVQLNEEVIKGQLKELVRGSVEETLNELLEQEAEKLTQAARYERNEARQGYRSGHYSRNLTTTSGDVTLHVPRLKGVSFETAIIERYRRRESSVEEALIEMYLAGVSVRRVEDITEALWGSKESPAAISELNKKAYVHIEDWRNRPLQCGRYPYVYVDGIYLRRNWGGEYENVAVLVAIAVNEDGYREVLGAAEGMKEDKASWVSFFQWLRGRGLDGVKLVVGDKCLGMLEAVGEVFPEAKYQRCTVHFYRNVFSVTPRSKVKLVAKMLKAIHAQESKKAAREKAKSVVEELRTMRLSEAANKVEDGIEETLTYCDFPGEHWTRIRTNNVMERLNREIRRRTRVVGCFPDGNSALMLVCSRLRHVAGTQWGNKKYMNMKHLVATRKDASIAG from the coding sequence ATGTCAGAGAAGATTGTACAGCTAAATGAAGAAGTAATCAAGGGTCAACTTAAGGAGCTGGTTCGCGGGAGCGTGGAAGAAACGCTGAATGAGCTGCTGGAGCAGGAAGCGGAGAAACTAACTCAGGCAGCCCGGTATGAGCGAAATGAGGCTCGCCAGGGGTACCGCAGTGGTCACTACAGCCGGAACCTTACCACTACCTCCGGCGATGTTACGCTCCATGTGCCCCGCCTGAAGGGAGTTTCTTTTGAAACGGCCATTATAGAGCGGTATCGCCGGCGCGAAAGCAGTGTGGAGGAAGCTCTCATCGAAATGTACCTGGCTGGTGTCTCGGTGCGCAGGGTAGAGGACATCACGGAGGCGCTGTGGGGAAGCAAAGAGTCCCCAGCGGCCATCAGCGAGCTGAACAAAAAAGCGTATGTCCACATTGAGGATTGGCGCAACCGGCCTTTACAATGCGGACGTTATCCGTATGTCTATGTGGACGGGATCTATCTGCGGCGGAACTGGGGCGGAGAGTATGAGAATGTAGCCGTTCTGGTGGCGATTGCGGTAAATGAGGACGGATACCGTGAAGTTCTTGGCGCTGCCGAAGGCATGAAGGAGGACAAGGCCAGTTGGGTCAGCTTCTTCCAGTGGCTGCGAGGCCGTGGTCTGGACGGAGTCAAGCTGGTGGTTGGGGACAAGTGTCTTGGTATGCTGGAGGCTGTGGGAGAAGTGTTCCCGGAGGCCAAATACCAGCGGTGTACTGTTCATTTCTACCGCAATGTCTTTTCTGTGACACCGCGCTCTAAGGTGAAGTTGGTGGCCAAGATGCTCAAGGCGATCCATGCCCAAGAGAGCAAAAAGGCTGCTCGGGAGAAGGCTAAATCTGTGGTGGAGGAGCTTCGTACCATGAGGCTGAGCGAGGCTGCAAATAAGGTAGAAGACGGCATTGAAGAGACGCTGACCTATTGCGACTTTCCCGGCGAACACTGGACTCGTATCCGCACCAACAATGTCATGGAACGGCTCAACCGGGAGATCCGCCGCCGCACCAGAGTAGTGGGCTGCTTCCCGGATGGCAATTCTGCTTTGATGCTGGTCTGTTCCAGACTCCGCCATGTAGCTGGCACCCAGTGGGGCAACAAGAAGTACATGAATATGAAGCACTTAGTGGCTACCCGGAAGGATGCCTCTATTGCTGGCTGA
- a CDS encoding putative type I restriction enzymeP M protein, with translation MKIIADPCCSSVGFFLAAQEYIAHPERYTLDREQKEFLKNQTFYGSEIVPATYKTALMNLYLHNIGDIYGTVPVTLGDALLTAPGYRVDYVLTNPPFGKKSSITFTNEEGEQEEEDLVYNRTDFWTTSSNKQLNFVQHINTLLNARGKAAVVVPDNVLFEGGAGETVRRKLLETTDLHTILHLPTGIFYKPGVKANVIFFDKRPASPERQTKEVWVYDFRTNIHFTLKQHPMTDADLEDFISCFHPENRHQRHETWSEDHPDGRWRKFTVQEILDRDKASLDIFWIKDKSLADLDSLPAPDVLALDIIENLQSALDGFQELLMQQLNTTPE, from the coding sequence ATGAAGATCATTGCAGATCCATGCTGTAGCAGCGTCGGATTTTTCCTTGCCGCTCAGGAATACATCGCCCACCCGGAACGATACACCCTGGATCGGGAGCAGAAAGAATTTTTGAAAAATCAGACCTTTTATGGAAGTGAGATTGTACCAGCCACCTACAAAACCGCACTGATGAATTTGTACCTCCACAACATCGGAGACATCTACGGAACCGTCCCCGTTACCTTGGGGGATGCGCTGTTGACCGCCCCCGGCTACCGAGTGGACTACGTGCTGACCAATCCGCCTTTCGGAAAGAAGTCCTCCATTACCTTCACCAATGAGGAGGGAGAGCAGGAGGAGGAAGACCTGGTTTACAACCGAACCGACTTCTGGACCACCAGCTCCAACAAGCAGCTGAATTTTGTCCAGCACATCAATACGCTCCTGAACGCCAGGGGCAAGGCGGCGGTGGTTGTGCCGGACAACGTGCTCTTCGAGGGTGGGGCCGGTGAGACGGTGCGCCGAAAGCTGCTGGAGACCACTGACCTGCACACGATCCTGCATCTGCCCACCGGGATTTTTTACAAGCCGGGCGTCAAGGCAAACGTGATTTTCTTTGACAAGCGCCCCGCCAGCCCGGAGCGGCAGACGAAAGAGGTGTGGGTGTACGACTTCCGCACCAACATCCATTTCACGCTGAAGCAGCATCCCATGACGGACGCCGATCTGGAGGATTTTATCTCCTGCTTCCATCCGGAGAACCGGCATCAGCGCCATGAGACATGGTCGGAGGATCACCCGGATGGCCGCTGGAGGAAATTCACCGTTCAGGAAATTCTGGACCGGGATAAAGCCAGTCTGGATATCTTCTGGATCAAGGACAAATCTCTTGCGGACCTGGACAGCCTGCCCGCGCCGGATGTATTGGCTCTGGATATTATCGAAAATCTCCAGAGCGCACTGGATGGTTTCCAAGAACTACTGATGCAGCAACTAAACACGACACCGGAATGA
- a CDS encoding IS110 family transposase ISBth13 has translation MFIVGIDISKRSHMVRVIDSEGRTVYKPFSIRNSCSGCSVLLERLRKLTNHKSEFLFAMESTAHYWLALYTRLRKEGYQVVVLNPIQTDAMREMLMEDNKTDEIDTLVIAETIRFGRYKASSVPQEKLLALRELCRNRFYLIDMGSDLKRKITALLDQVFPEFESQFSTIFGKTALAVLRQYPTPEKLSRAQTGKLTEVLQAASNGRFGEWKARQLKELARDSFGIPDCAGAYSALLLLYLDQFQSLQDAAAVLEKRIAELFSQFDSTLTSITGIGPVLGAVILSEIRDISCFASADKLAAYAGLNPKVKQSGDKKSRAVHMSKRGSPYLRRAIWMAGAIAVQFDPMFKVYYEKKSAEGLRYMNIIGHVSKKMTSVIFAIMRDNKLYEPVLPAA, from the coding sequence ATGTTTATCGTTGGAATCGACATCTCCAAGCGCAGCCACATGGTCCGCGTCATTGATTCGGAGGGGCGGACAGTGTATAAGCCTTTCTCTATCCGCAACAGCTGCTCAGGCTGCAGCGTACTGCTGGAGCGGCTGAGAAAACTAACAAACCACAAGAGCGAGTTTCTCTTCGCCATGGAATCAACGGCCCACTACTGGCTGGCTCTCTACACCCGTCTGCGGAAAGAGGGATACCAGGTGGTGGTACTCAATCCCATCCAGACGGATGCCATGCGGGAGATGCTGATGGAGGATAATAAGACAGACGAGATCGACACCCTGGTCATTGCGGAGACCATCCGCTTTGGCCGGTACAAGGCCAGCAGTGTACCGCAGGAGAAGCTGCTGGCGCTGCGGGAGCTCTGCCGGAACCGCTTCTACCTCATCGATATGGGAAGCGATCTCAAGCGGAAGATCACCGCTCTTTTGGATCAGGTATTCCCCGAGTTTGAAAGCCAGTTCAGTACGATCTTCGGGAAAACTGCCCTCGCCGTTTTGCGTCAGTATCCCACGCCGGAGAAGCTGTCCAGAGCGCAGACCGGGAAGCTGACCGAGGTCCTCCAGGCGGCCAGCAACGGACGCTTTGGGGAGTGGAAAGCCAGACAGCTCAAGGAGCTTGCCAGGGACAGTTTCGGTATCCCGGACTGCGCGGGCGCTTACTCCGCACTGCTTCTGCTGTACCTGGATCAGTTCCAGTCTCTTCAGGACGCGGCCGCCGTATTGGAGAAAAGAATTGCGGAACTGTTCTCCCAGTTTGACTCCACCCTCACCTCCATCACCGGTATTGGCCCTGTGCTGGGCGCCGTCATCCTCAGCGAGATTCGGGACATCTCCTGCTTTGCCTCGGCGGATAAACTGGCGGCTTATGCGGGGCTGAATCCAAAAGTGAAACAGTCTGGAGACAAAAAATCCCGTGCCGTCCATATGTCCAAACGTGGTTCGCCATATCTGCGCCGGGCCATCTGGATGGCTGGCGCCATTGCGGTACAGTTCGATCCGATGTTCAAGGTCTATTACGAAAAGAAATCGGCGGAGGGGCTGCGCTACATGAATATCATCGGCCATGTGTCCAAGAAGATGACGTCCGTCATTTTTGCGATCATGAGAGACAACAAACTCTACGAACCAGTTTTGCCTGCCGCTTAG
- the xerC_4 gene encoding Tyrosine recombinase XerC, protein MAKRRPSGDGMVRRRDDGRWEGRIVVGHKENGDSIFRYVYAPTQKELSAKLRQHIDSYQGADLTEQSRMTLSEWLDKWLENMADTLRPNTLRNYRSYIENHIRPSLGDKQLARLTPKDIQRFYEKLGGSLASGTVRRIHTTLHGTLKAAQQAHLIASNPTEQIIAPKFSYGAKQILTDEQLDVFMKVIAEDEVWCDFFYAELTTGLRRGEICGLKWEDFDEVASTLKVCRTVYREDGGGLTAGDTKTNAGTRKIVLPSSTAALLSKRKASALTEWIFPNPLKPEQPTNPGSAYRRLKVLLKRAGLPNIRFHDLRHTFATHALASGVDVKTLSGILGHTRAAFTLDTYTHTTGDMQRRASEVVGDFLTDIFGEELRPWEENAKAARVQSG, encoded by the coding sequence ATGGCGAAGCGCAGACCGTCTGGCGACGGCATGGTGAGGAGACGCGATGACGGTCGCTGGGAGGGCCGCATCGTGGTGGGCCACAAAGAAAACGGCGACTCCATCTTCCGGTATGTCTACGCTCCTACACAGAAAGAGCTGTCCGCGAAGCTCCGCCAGCACATCGACAGCTACCAGGGGGCCGACCTGACGGAGCAGAGCCGGATGACCTTGAGCGAGTGGCTCGACAAGTGGCTGGAAAATATGGCGGATACTCTGCGGCCCAACACGCTGAGGAACTATCGCAGTTACATTGAGAACCACATCAGGCCCAGTCTGGGCGATAAGCAACTGGCCCGGCTTACGCCGAAGGATATCCAGCGATTCTATGAGAAACTGGGCGGCAGTCTGGCCAGCGGCACGGTTCGCCGCATCCACACCACGCTCCACGGAACATTGAAGGCGGCGCAGCAGGCTCACCTGATCGCCAGCAACCCCACCGAACAAATTATCGCACCCAAGTTCAGCTATGGAGCAAAGCAAATACTGACGGACGAGCAGCTGGATGTGTTCATGAAGGTCATCGCAGAGGACGAAGTCTGGTGCGACTTCTTCTACGCAGAACTGACCACCGGCTTGCGGCGGGGTGAGATCTGTGGCCTCAAGTGGGAGGACTTCGATGAGGTTGCCAGCACGCTGAAAGTCTGCCGCACCGTCTACCGAGAAGATGGTGGCGGGCTGACTGCCGGGGATACCAAGACCAACGCCGGCACTCGAAAGATCGTGCTGCCCTCCAGTACAGCAGCTTTGCTCAGCAAAAGGAAAGCATCGGCACTGACTGAGTGGATATTCCCCAACCCGCTAAAGCCGGAACAGCCCACCAACCCTGGCTCCGCATACCGCCGACTGAAGGTCCTGCTGAAGCGGGCCGGTCTCCCGAATATTCGCTTCCACGACTTGCGTCACACCTTCGCAACTCACGCTCTGGCGTCGGGCGTGGATGTGAAAACCTTATCGGGTATCCTCGGTCACACCAGGGCGGCGTTCACGCTGGACACCTACACCCACACCACCGGCGACATGCAGAGGCGGGCATCGGAAGTAGTAGGAGATTTCCTGACAGATATTTTCGGAGAGGAGCTGAGACCGTGGGAAGAAAACGCAAAAGCGGCGAGGGTACAGTCCGGCTGA
- the xerC_5 gene encoding Tyrosine recombinase XerC → MFLSISLTANDLQRFINWMRQDGRSEYRESRGDGLSANTIRHCCGLCRRALEKAVTEKLIVRNPAEECKLPPVRRMEMRLLSREELQKLLIQAQAEGYYEVFLLELTTGLRVGELMALQWDDLNLNTGELRIERQVYQIKGELLIQPPKNKASIRTVILPPAVVTELKKYKQTVFSRWMFPSPKKEDAPIAPSVVSHRLAKILKHAGCKKVRFHDLRHVFATNALEHGMDVKTLSTVIGHVSSATTLNVYAHVTDDMQRQAAVRIDRGIGKAKTAESTVSASDKM, encoded by the coding sequence ATGTTCCTCTCAATAAGCTTGACCGCAAACGACCTCCAGCGGTTCATAAACTGGATGAGGCAGGACGGTCGGAGCGAATACCGGGAGTCCAGAGGCGATGGACTCTCCGCCAATACGATACGGCACTGCTGTGGTCTGTGCCGCAGGGCTCTGGAGAAAGCCGTTACCGAAAAATTGATCGTGCGAAACCCAGCGGAAGAATGTAAACTCCCACCGGTCAGACGAATGGAGATGCGGCTGCTCAGCCGGGAGGAACTGCAGAAGCTGCTGATCCAGGCCCAGGCCGAGGGATACTATGAGGTATTCCTGCTGGAACTGACCACTGGACTCCGAGTAGGAGAACTGATGGCCCTCCAGTGGGATGACCTGAACCTCAACACCGGCGAGCTGAGGATTGAGCGGCAGGTCTATCAAATTAAAGGCGAGCTGCTGATACAGCCGCCAAAGAATAAAGCGTCCATCCGGACAGTGATCCTGCCGCCCGCAGTGGTCACTGAACTGAAAAAATATAAGCAGACGGTTTTCTCCCGGTGGATGTTCCCCTCCCCGAAGAAAGAAGACGCTCCGATAGCCCCCTCAGTCGTCAGCCACCGGCTGGCCAAAATCCTGAAGCACGCTGGATGTAAAAAGGTACGCTTTCACGACCTGCGGCACGTTTTCGCTACCAATGCTCTGGAACATGGGATGGATGTGAAGACCCTGTCCACCGTCATCGGCCACGTCTCCAGTGCCACCACACTGAATGTCTACGCCCACGTCACCGATGATATGCAGAGGCAAGCCGCCGTCAGGATCGACCGGGGCATCGGCAAGGCGAAAACAGCGGAATCCACTGTCAGCGCCAGTGATAAAATGTAA
- a CDS encoding IS21 family transposase ISMac9, which produces MTEFTMDRLRENLEALKMKNTLEILDNYLERAVADKLNIVEVLDHIFSEEAKSKRKRAYEKQIQMSGFPIKKTLDDFDFSFQPSIDKRQIDELATMRFLENGENVVFLGPPGVGKTHLASALGLVAAQHRFSTYYINCHQLIEQLKKAHFENRLPDKLKVLAKYRMLIIDEIGYLPMDIQGANLFFQLIARRYEKTSTVFTSNKTFSQWNEVFADVTIASAILDRVLHHCTVINIKGESYRLKERKEFMRQKQQIVNTLFEQGSC; this is translated from the coding sequence ATGACTGAATTTACTATGGACAGGCTGAGGGAAAACCTGGAAGCCCTTAAAATGAAAAACACCCTGGAGATTCTGGACAACTACCTGGAACGGGCGGTGGCGGACAAGCTCAACATTGTGGAGGTTTTGGATCACATTTTCTCAGAAGAAGCCAAATCCAAGCGGAAACGGGCCTATGAGAAGCAGATCCAGATGTCTGGCTTCCCCATTAAGAAGACCCTGGACGACTTCGATTTCTCTTTCCAGCCCTCCATCGATAAACGCCAAATCGATGAGTTGGCCACCATGCGCTTCCTGGAGAACGGGGAGAATGTGGTTTTCCTCGGCCCGCCAGGCGTGGGCAAGACCCATTTGGCCTCCGCCCTGGGCCTGGTGGCAGCACAGCACCGTTTCTCCACCTACTACATCAACTGCCACCAGCTTATTGAGCAGCTCAAAAAGGCCCACTTTGAGAACCGCCTGCCGGACAAGCTCAAAGTTCTGGCCAAGTACAGGATGCTCATCATTGACGAAATCGGCTATCTCCCTATGGATATCCAGGGCGCAAATCTCTTTTTCCAGCTCATTGCCAGACGGTATGAAAAAACGTCTACCGTTTTTACCTCCAACAAGACTTTCTCCCAGTGGAACGAGGTCTTTGCCGACGTCACCATCGCCTCCGCCATCCTGGATCGTGTACTGCATCACTGCACCGTTATCAACATCAAGGGTGAGTCTTACCGCCTGAAAGAACGCAAAGAATTTATGCGTCAGAAACAGCAAATCGTGAACACTCTTTTTGAGCAAGGCAGCTGCTGA
- a CDS encoding IS1182 family transposase ISEfa7, whose translation MVDTESLVPPEHLLRQVDAAVDFEKLYKIVEASYSKEEGRRSIDPVVLFKIVLLQHLDGSVSLRGTLRRAQTDIAYRWFLRYTLSEELPHFSTVSYNFRHRYTPETIELSTPI comes from the coding sequence ATGGTGGACACAGAAAGCCTGGTGCCGCCCGAACATCTATTGCGGCAGGTGGATGCAGCGGTAGATTTCGAGAAATTGTACAAAATCGTGGAGGCGTCGTACAGCAAAGAAGAGGGCCGGCGGAGCATCGACCCAGTGGTGCTATTCAAAATCGTATTGCTGCAGCATCTGGATGGGAGTGTATCTTTGCGGGGAACGTTGCGCAGAGCCCAGACAGATATAGCATACCGGTGGTTTTTGCGATACACGCTGAGTGAGGAGCTGCCCCATTTTTCCACGGTGAGTTACAACTTCCGGCACCGGTACACTCCGGAAACGATAGAGTTGTCAACGCCAATATGA